Proteins co-encoded in one Actinomadura luteofluorescens genomic window:
- a CDS encoding glycerate kinase, with amino-acid sequence MRVVVAPDSFKGSLSAAQVCAAVAEGVRRAAPGADVAAVPMADGGEGTLDCFLSARGGDAVEVAATDPVGRPVKARYALSGDGRSAVVELAAASGLPLVEDVPPDPMNAATTGTGELIADAVRRGARDVLVCIGGSASTDGGAGLLRALGVRFLDAAGVELPPGGAALARLASIDDSGVPAEVRATRFRVACDVTNPLVGPDGAAAVFGPQKGASSGQVAELDAALAVFADAVAARGGPRVHDLPGAGAAGGTCGGLVGLLGAEPSGGALLVAEAVGLPAALDGADLVVTGEGRVDGQSAGGKVVSAVAALARDRGVPCVALAGGVAGPLEELHALGLTAAFSLADGPRTLAELKAGAAPLLAAVAEQAVRLFRR; translated from the coding sequence ATGAGGGTCGTCGTCGCACCCGACTCGTTCAAGGGGAGCCTGTCGGCCGCGCAGGTGTGCGCCGCCGTCGCGGAGGGCGTCCGGCGTGCCGCGCCCGGCGCGGACGTGGCCGCCGTGCCGATGGCCGACGGCGGCGAGGGCACCCTCGACTGCTTCCTCAGCGCCCGCGGCGGCGACGCGGTCGAGGTGGCCGCGACCGACCCGGTGGGACGCCCGGTCAAGGCGCGCTACGCGCTGTCCGGTGACGGCCGCTCGGCGGTGGTGGAGCTGGCCGCGGCCTCCGGGCTGCCGCTCGTCGAGGACGTCCCGCCCGACCCGATGAACGCCGCCACCACCGGCACCGGCGAGCTGATCGCCGACGCGGTGCGGCGCGGCGCCCGCGACGTGCTGGTCTGCATCGGCGGCAGCGCCAGCACCGACGGCGGCGCGGGGCTGCTGCGCGCCCTCGGCGTGCGCTTCCTGGACGCCGCCGGTGTGGAGTTGCCGCCGGGCGGCGCCGCGCTCGCCCGCCTGGCGTCGATCGACGACTCCGGGGTGCCGGCGGAGGTCCGCGCGACCCGGTTCCGGGTGGCCTGCGACGTGACCAACCCGCTCGTCGGGCCGGACGGCGCCGCCGCCGTGTTCGGCCCGCAGAAGGGCGCGTCCTCCGGCCAGGTGGCCGAGCTGGACGCCGCCCTCGCCGTCTTCGCCGACGCGGTCGCCGCGCGCGGCGGCCCCCGCGTGCACGACCTGCCCGGGGCGGGCGCGGCGGGCGGCACCTGCGGCGGGCTCGTCGGCCTGCTCGGCGCCGAGCCGTCCGGCGGAGCCCTCCTGGTCGCCGAGGCCGTCGGCCTGCCCGCCGCGCTCGACGGCGCCGACCTCGTCGTCACGGGGGAGGGCCGGGTCGACGGGCAGAGCGCCGGCGGCAAGGTGGTGTCCGCGGTCGCGGCGCTCGCCCGTGACCGCGGCGTCCCGTGCGTCGCCCTGGCGGGCGGCGTCGCCGGTCCGCTGGAGGAGCTGCACGCGCTCGGCCTGACCGCCGCGTTCAGCCTCGCCGACGGCCCCCGCACCCTGGCGGAGCTGAAGGCCGGCGCCGCGCCCCTGCTCGCGGCCGTCGCCGAGCAGGCGGTCCGCCTGTTCCGCCGCTAG
- a CDS encoding sulfotransferase, translated as MRSTPHILVINGTKVRRPVFFLGAPHSGAELLARAVKRSPGFHLTAGRPDVLRVTYAFARQPSIAERGEGAARVLRDAYAQAWQVSARACGECPDECREMGGLPPRPPGRPEGPASAAELPGPCVRAQGLARYADASPDLIYSADVLLDAFPDAQLVQVIRDGRDVVADMLADERCLAWFKPGLANLDTVFPNPFFGVEDHTDRSRWPRAAAAVKCALRWRGSVRLSAKLRLQVPEEQLATVRYEELVDRPRRVGAELSEYLDAPLSKSALSGLVRAGTRDAAEPGVGVWRERLTPRQAAQVEKVAGTELRRLGYPLGSAD; from the coding sequence ATGAGGTCGACGCCGCACATCCTGGTGATCAACGGTACCAAGGTCCGCCGCCCGGTGTTCTTCCTGGGCGCGCCGCACTCGGGTGCGGAGCTGCTGGCGCGCGCGGTCAAGCGCTCCCCCGGCTTCCACCTGACCGCCGGCCGGCCCGACGTGCTGCGCGTCACCTACGCCTTCGCCCGGCAGCCCTCGATCGCCGAGCGCGGGGAGGGCGCCGCCCGCGTGCTGCGGGACGCCTACGCGCAGGCGTGGCAGGTGTCGGCGCGGGCCTGCGGGGAGTGTCCGGACGAGTGCCGCGAGATGGGCGGGCTGCCGCCGCGCCCGCCCGGCCGGCCGGAGGGGCCCGCCTCCGCCGCCGAGCTGCCCGGCCCGTGCGTGCGGGCGCAAGGGCTCGCGCGGTACGCCGACGCCTCCCCCGACCTGATCTACAGCGCCGACGTGCTGCTGGACGCCTTCCCCGACGCCCAGCTCGTCCAGGTGATCCGGGACGGGCGGGACGTGGTCGCCGACATGCTGGCCGACGAGCGCTGCCTGGCCTGGTTCAAGCCGGGCCTGGCCAACCTCGACACGGTGTTCCCCAACCCGTTCTTCGGCGTCGAGGACCACACCGACCGGAGCCGGTGGCCGCGCGCGGCCGCCGCCGTCAAGTGCGCCCTGCGGTGGCGGGGGTCGGTGCGGCTGAGCGCGAAGCTGCGCCTCCAGGTCCCCGAGGAGCAGTTGGCCACCGTCCGGTACGAGGAGCTGGTGGACCGGCCACGCCGCGTCGGCGCCGAGCTGTCGGAGTACCTGGACGCGCCGCTGTCGAAGTCGGCGCTGTCGGGACTGGTGCGGGCCGGGACGCGGGACGCCGCCGAACCGGGCGTCGGGGTGTGGCGCGAGCGCCTCACCCCGCGGCAGGCCGCCCAGGTCGAGAAGGTCGCGGGCACCGAGCTGAGGCGCCTCGGCTACCCGCTCGGCTCCGCGGACTGA
- a CDS encoding S66 peptidase family protein, which yields MNSGGARAVAAGGSPDAPSAGTPGGAERARKARRYARLRPGDRVAVVAPSGPAEPSRLEAGCAVLRDLGLDVVVGKHALDRVNLGPAGPVRGDWHRLAGTDADRAADLQAAWCDPRVRAVVCARGGYGATRVLDHLDWDALRAATEASLASGGGPKILHGSSDITALHGAFGTRLRITTSFGPMPAGVVADLDPAAPDASLDALRAALLGGPAVAPAVLPGTRTLRPGRAEGPLTGGTLSLLTAVLGTPYAPPPAAGRIVFLEDVTEAPYRIDRMLVQLLQAGWFDGAAGFALGSWKDCGDPAELDAVFAARLGPLGVPVLAGLPAGHGPRQHTLELGAPAALHAPAPPGHDPAHPHPAVPDTGALTLEAPPGGAR from the coding sequence TTGAACAGCGGGGGCGCCCGCGCGGTGGCGGCCGGCGGGTCGCCGGACGCGCCCTCCGCCGGCACGCCCGGCGGTGCGGAGCGCGCGCGGAAGGCCCGCAGGTACGCGCGGCTGCGGCCCGGCGACCGTGTCGCGGTGGTCGCGCCCAGCGGCCCCGCCGAGCCCTCCCGGCTGGAGGCGGGCTGCGCCGTGCTGCGCGACCTCGGCCTTGACGTCGTGGTCGGCAAGCACGCCCTCGACCGTGTCAACCTGGGCCCCGCGGGGCCGGTGCGCGGCGACTGGCACCGGCTGGCCGGAACCGACGCCGACCGCGCCGCCGACCTCCAGGCCGCCTGGTGCGACCCGCGGGTCCGCGCGGTGGTCTGCGCGCGGGGCGGCTACGGCGCCACCCGCGTCCTGGACCACCTCGACTGGGACGCCCTGCGCGCCGCGACGGAGGCGTCCCTCGCCTCCGGCGGCGGGCCGAAGATCCTGCACGGCTCCAGCGACATCACCGCGCTGCACGGCGCTTTTGGAACGCGCCTGCGGATCACGACGTCCTTCGGTCCCATGCCCGCGGGAGTGGTCGCCGACCTCGACCCGGCGGCGCCGGACGCCTCTCTCGACGCCCTGCGCGCCGCCCTTCTCGGCGGCCCCGCCGTCGCGCCCGCCGTCCTGCCAGGCACGCGCACGCTGCGGCCCGGGCGCGCGGAGGGCCCGCTGACCGGCGGCACCCTCTCGCTCCTGACGGCCGTGCTCGGCACCCCGTACGCCCCGCCGCCCGCCGCGGGCCGCATCGTCTTCCTGGAGGACGTGACCGAGGCGCCCTACCGGATCGACCGGATGCTCGTCCAGCTGCTCCAGGCCGGCTGGTTCGACGGCGCCGCCGGGTTCGCGCTCGGCTCCTGGAAGGACTGCGGCGACCCCGCCGAGCTCGACGCGGTGTTCGCCGCGCGGCTCGGCCCGCTCGGCGTCCCGGTCCTCGCCGGCCTCCCCGCCGGGCACGGGCCGCGCCAGCACACCCTGGAACTCGGCGCCCCCGCCGCGCTGCACGCCCCGGCCCCGCCGGGCCACGACCCCGCACATCCGCACCCCGCCGTGCCGGACACCGGCGCGCTCACCCTCGAAGCGCCCCCGGGAGGTGCGCGATGA
- a CDS encoding ABC transporter ATP-binding protein, protein MPGMPGSGWQVMASFRKDSSVTRQKLAPGTVGRIAGYARPYVRELTIFLTLNSLAALIVVANPLLLKGIIDRGIVPGRSSVVLWLAGAVAGLALVEAVLGLAQRWYSARIGEGLIYDLRSQVFAHVQRQPVAFFMRAQTGSLVSRLNNDVIGAQRALTTTLSSVVSNVISLVLVLVTMLILSWQVTVIALLLLPIFILPAKWVGKRLQRVSREQMVLDAEMGSLMTERFNVAGAMLAKLYGRPAEEEGNFSGRAARVRDVGVVAAMYGRVFFTALTLVAALATAMVYGVGGYLVVDGTFELGTLVALATLLTRMYGPLTALSNVHVDVMTALVSFDRVFEVLDLKPLVRDREDARELDEARAPDGDGAGPALSKAPSVEFDHVRFAYPSADEVSLASLESIARTDTAPGREVLHDVDFTAAPGQLVALVGPSGAGKSTITHLVSRLYDVSSGAVRIGGVDVRDVTLESLRAEIGVVSQDAHLFHDSIRENMRYARPDASDEEILAALEAAHIGGLVEEMAEGLDTVVGDRGYRLSGGEKQRLAIARLLLKAPSVVVLDEATAHLDSESEAAVQRALRTALAGRTSLVIAHRLSTIREADQILVIDGGRVAERGRHEELLLEGGLYAELYRTQFSHQRDQGPERRRAEPLDAEPLGAE, encoded by the coding sequence ATGCCTGGAATGCCGGGCAGTGGCTGGCAGGTGATGGCGTCCTTCCGCAAGGACAGCTCCGTCACCCGGCAGAAGCTGGCGCCCGGCACCGTGGGGCGGATCGCGGGCTACGCCCGGCCCTACGTCCGCGAGCTGACGATCTTCCTGACGCTGAACTCGCTGGCCGCGCTGATCGTCGTCGCCAACCCGCTGCTGCTCAAGGGGATCATCGACCGCGGCATCGTGCCGGGCCGGTCGAGCGTCGTGCTCTGGCTCGCCGGCGCGGTCGCCGGGCTCGCCCTGGTGGAGGCCGTGCTCGGCCTCGCGCAGCGCTGGTACTCGGCGCGCATCGGCGAGGGGCTCATCTACGACCTGCGCAGCCAGGTGTTCGCGCACGTCCAGCGGCAGCCCGTCGCGTTCTTCATGCGGGCGCAGACCGGCTCGCTCGTCAGCCGCCTCAACAACGACGTGATCGGCGCGCAGCGCGCCCTCACCACCACCCTGTCGTCGGTGGTGTCCAACGTGATCAGCCTGGTCCTGGTGCTGGTGACGATGCTCATCCTGTCCTGGCAGGTCACGGTGATCGCGCTGCTGCTGCTCCCGATCTTCATCCTGCCGGCCAAGTGGGTCGGCAAGCGGCTGCAGCGGGTCAGCCGGGAGCAGATGGTCCTGGACGCCGAGATGGGCTCGCTGATGACCGAGCGGTTCAACGTCGCCGGGGCCATGCTCGCCAAGCTCTACGGGCGTCCCGCCGAGGAGGAGGGCAACTTCTCCGGCCGCGCCGCCCGTGTCCGCGACGTCGGCGTCGTCGCCGCCATGTACGGGCGGGTCTTCTTCACCGCGCTGACCCTGGTCGCCGCGCTGGCCACCGCCATGGTCTACGGCGTCGGCGGCTACCTGGTGGTGGACGGCACCTTCGAGCTCGGCACGCTCGTCGCGCTCGCCACCCTGCTGACCCGGATGTACGGGCCGCTGACCGCGCTGTCCAACGTGCACGTGGACGTGATGACCGCGCTCGTCAGCTTCGACCGCGTGTTCGAGGTGCTCGACCTGAAGCCGCTGGTCCGCGACCGCGAGGACGCCCGGGAGCTGGACGAGGCCCGCGCCCCGGACGGCGACGGCGCGGGTCCGGCGCTCTCGAAGGCGCCGTCGGTCGAGTTCGACCACGTCCGGTTCGCCTACCCGTCGGCGGACGAGGTGTCGCTCGCCTCGCTGGAGTCGATCGCGCGCACCGACACCGCGCCCGGCCGGGAGGTGCTGCACGACGTCGACTTCACCGCCGCGCCGGGGCAGCTCGTCGCGCTGGTCGGGCCGTCCGGTGCGGGCAAGTCGACGATCACGCACCTGGTGTCGCGGCTGTACGACGTGTCGTCCGGTGCGGTCCGGATCGGCGGCGTCGACGTCCGCGACGTCACGCTCGAATCGCTGCGCGCCGAGATCGGCGTCGTCAGCCAGGACGCGCACCTGTTCCACGACTCGATCCGCGAGAACATGCGCTACGCCCGCCCGGACGCCTCCGACGAGGAGATCCTCGCCGCGCTGGAGGCGGCGCACATCGGCGGCCTCGTCGAGGAGATGGCCGAGGGCCTGGACACCGTCGTCGGCGACCGCGGCTACCGGCTGTCGGGCGGGGAGAAGCAGCGGCTCGCGATCGCCCGGCTGCTGCTCAAGGCCCCGTCGGTGGTCGTGCTGGACGAGGCGACCGCGCACCTGGACTCCGAGTCCGAGGCGGCCGTCCAGCGGGCCCTGCGCACCGCCCTCGCGGGCCGGACGTCGCTGGTGATCGCGCACCGGCTGTCCACGATTCGGGAGGCCGACCAGATCCTGGTGATCGACGGCGGCCGGGTCGCCGAGCGCGGCCGGCACGAGGAGCTGCTGCTGGAGGGCGGCCTGTACGCCGAGCTCTACCGCACGCAGTTCTCGCACCAGCGCGACCAGGGCCCCGAGCGGCGCCGGGCCGAGCCGCTGGACGCCGAGCCGCTGGGCGCCGAGTAG
- the yczR gene encoding MocR-like transcription factor YczR — MSTRYVSGPNLARLLGDVSGERPVYAAVARSLRALVLDGRLALRTRLPAERDLAAALGVSRTTVTTAYDRLRDEGYVQSRQGAGSWTALPPVRMSSAEPPGALHGPRGDAVPAGHRYGMAHPAPDDPTFVDLGCAAPGAPAIFEEAVAAAVDELPRHSSGPGYEPAGLASLRQVIADGYTARGVATRADQIVVTTGAQHAFTLLTQLLVEPGDAVMVERPTYPHALGALRRRGARLVPVGVNEGWDIELAAGAMRQAAVRTAYLIPDFQNPTGYLMDAGDRAGIVDAGRRADAFFVADETFAELAHDPEAPREPPLASFDTGGRVVTIGSASKLLWGGLRIGWIRATAPLARRLVLAREPFDMASPVLDQLIVRELLLRVEEVRAERAASLLRGRDALAAALREELPGWEFRLPAGGMSLWARIGAPIASRLAEASERLGVRVVAGPVFGADGVLEDYVRLPYVLPPDTLRLAVRRLAVAQREAEAAPAARPLPAYV, encoded by the coding sequence ATGAGTACGCGCTACGTGAGCGGTCCGAACCTGGCCCGGCTTCTCGGGGACGTGTCGGGGGAGCGCCCGGTCTACGCGGCGGTGGCCCGGTCGCTGCGCGCCCTGGTCCTGGACGGCCGGCTCGCGCTGCGCACGCGGCTGCCCGCCGAACGCGACCTGGCCGCCGCCCTCGGCGTCAGCCGCACCACCGTGACGACCGCCTACGACCGGCTCCGCGACGAGGGCTACGTCCAGAGCAGGCAGGGCGCGGGGAGCTGGACGGCGCTGCCCCCGGTCCGCATGTCGTCGGCCGAGCCGCCCGGCGCGCTCCACGGCCCGCGGGGCGACGCCGTCCCCGCCGGCCACCGGTACGGCATGGCCCACCCCGCGCCGGACGACCCGACGTTCGTCGACCTCGGCTGCGCCGCCCCCGGCGCCCCCGCGATCTTCGAGGAGGCCGTCGCCGCGGCCGTCGACGAGCTGCCCCGCCACAGCTCGGGCCCCGGCTACGAGCCCGCGGGGCTGGCGAGCCTGCGGCAGGTCATCGCGGACGGCTACACCGCGCGCGGCGTCGCGACCCGCGCCGACCAGATCGTCGTCACCACCGGCGCGCAGCACGCGTTCACGCTGCTCACCCAGCTGCTGGTGGAGCCGGGCGACGCCGTGATGGTCGAGCGCCCCACCTACCCGCACGCGCTCGGCGCGCTGCGCCGCCGCGGCGCCCGGCTCGTCCCCGTCGGCGTCAACGAGGGCTGGGACATCGAGCTCGCCGCGGGCGCCATGCGGCAGGCCGCCGTCCGGACGGCCTACCTGATCCCCGACTTCCAGAACCCGACCGGGTACCTCATGGACGCGGGCGACCGGGCCGGGATCGTCGACGCCGGACGGCGCGCGGACGCGTTTTTCGTCGCCGACGAGACCTTCGCCGAGCTCGCCCACGACCCCGAGGCTCCGCGCGAGCCGCCGCTGGCCTCCTTCGACACCGGCGGCCGGGTCGTCACGATCGGGTCGGCCTCCAAGCTGCTGTGGGGCGGGCTGCGGATCGGGTGGATCCGCGCCACCGCCCCGCTGGCCCGCCGCCTCGTGCTGGCCCGCGAGCCGTTCGACATGGCGAGCCCGGTGCTGGACCAGCTGATCGTCCGGGAGCTGCTGCTGCGGGTCGAGGAGGTCCGCGCCGAACGCGCCGCGAGTCTGCTGCGCGGCCGCGACGCGCTCGCCGCGGCGCTGCGCGAGGAGCTGCCGGGCTGGGAGTTCCGGCTCCCGGCCGGGGGGATGTCGCTGTGGGCGAGGATCGGCGCGCCGATCGCCTCCCGGCTGGCCGAGGCGTCCGAGCGGCTCGGCGTCCGCGTGGTCGCCGGCCCGGTGTTCGGGGCGGACGGCGTGCTGGAGGACTACGTGCGGCTCCCGTACGTGCTGCCGCCGGACACGCTGCGCCTGGCCGTGCGGCGGCTGGCCGTCGCCCAGCGTGAGGCCGAGGCGGCGCCTGCCGCCCGGCCTCTGCCCGCCTACGTCTGA
- a CDS encoding SIR2 family NAD-dependent protein deacylase, with product MDAPITLARLLPEAEAITVLTGAGISTDSGIPDFRGPNGVWTRDPSAEAMSTIGAYLADPEVRRRAWRARRDAPVWEAEPNPAHAALVELERAGRLRALITQNIDGLHQRAGSSDGVVIEIHGTAREAACLSCGLRTPMPEIIARVEAGEADPLCAECGGIQKSATISFGQALDQDVLDAAIAAARSCDLFLAVGTSLTVQPAAGLCLEAVDHGARLVIINAEETPYDGLADAVLRRPIGETLPRLAGLALGTGR from the coding sequence GTGGACGCTCCCATCACGCTGGCCCGCCTCCTGCCGGAGGCCGAGGCGATCACGGTGCTCACCGGCGCCGGCATCTCCACCGACAGCGGGATCCCCGACTTCCGCGGCCCGAACGGCGTCTGGACGCGCGACCCGTCGGCGGAGGCGATGTCCACGATCGGCGCCTACCTCGCCGACCCCGAGGTGCGGCGCCGCGCCTGGCGGGCCCGGCGCGACGCCCCCGTCTGGGAGGCCGAGCCCAACCCCGCGCACGCCGCGCTGGTCGAGCTGGAGCGGGCGGGGCGGCTGCGCGCCCTGATCACCCAGAACATCGACGGCCTGCACCAGCGCGCCGGATCCTCCGACGGCGTCGTCATCGAGATCCACGGGACCGCGCGCGAGGCCGCGTGCCTGTCCTGCGGGCTGCGCACCCCGATGCCGGAGATCATCGCCCGGGTGGAGGCGGGGGAGGCGGACCCGCTGTGCGCCGAGTGCGGCGGCATCCAGAAGTCCGCGACGATCTCCTTCGGCCAGGCCCTCGACCAGGACGTCCTGGACGCGGCGATCGCCGCCGCGCGGTCCTGCGACCTGTTCCTGGCCGTCGGCACCTCGCTCACCGTGCAGCCCGCCGCCGGGCTGTGCCTGGAGGCGGTCGACCACGGCGCCCGCCTAGTGATCATCAACGCGGAGGAGACACCGTACGATGGGCTGGCCGACGCGGTGCTGCGCCGGCCGATCGGCGAGACGCTGCCGCGCCTCGCCGGCCTCGCGCTCGGCACGGGGCGATGA
- the yczE gene encoding membrane protein YczE gives MALMVRRLVQLYVGLALYGLGIALQVSSGLGNDPWDVFHQGLSRRFGLSMGAWIIITGAVVMLAWIPMRQRPGIGTVSNVVLVGVFADLFLWLLPAPDALAGRWAFLIAAVLVGGFATGCYIGAGLGPGPRDGLMTGLAARGHSIRVVRTAIELSVLAVGWLLGGTVGIGTVLYAVAIGPLTHVLLPRLTVRTPTPAPAPEPEPAGAR, from the coding sequence ATGGCCTTGATGGTGCGCCGCCTGGTGCAGCTCTACGTTGGATTGGCCTTGTACGGGCTCGGCATCGCCCTCCAGGTGTCGTCCGGCCTCGGCAACGACCCCTGGGACGTCTTCCACCAGGGGCTCTCGCGGCGCTTCGGCCTGTCGATGGGCGCCTGGATCATCATCACGGGCGCGGTCGTGATGCTCGCCTGGATCCCGATGCGGCAGCGGCCCGGCATCGGGACCGTCAGCAACGTCGTCCTCGTCGGCGTCTTCGCCGACCTGTTCCTGTGGCTGCTGCCCGCCCCGGACGCGCTCGCCGGACGGTGGGCGTTCCTGATCGCCGCCGTCCTGGTGGGCGGCTTCGCCACCGGCTGCTACATCGGCGCCGGCCTCGGCCCGGGTCCCCGGGACGGGCTGATGACCGGGCTCGCGGCGCGCGGGCACTCGATCCGTGTGGTCCGGACGGCGATCGAGCTGTCGGTGCTGGCCGTCGGATGGCTGCTCGGCGGCACCGTCGGGATTGGAACGGTCCTGTACGCCGTGGCGATCGGGCCGCTGACCCACGTCCTGCTGCCCCGGCTGACCGTCCGGACCCCCACGCCCGCGCCCGCTCCGGAACCCGAGCCCGCCGGCGCCCGCTAG